The following coding sequences lie in one Oncorhynchus kisutch isolate 150728-3 linkage group LG3, Okis_V2, whole genome shotgun sequence genomic window:
- the LOC109880926 gene encoding uncharacterized protein LOC109880926 (The sequence of the model RefSeq protein was modified relative to this genomic sequence to represent the inferred CDS: added 58 bases not found in genome assembly): MEGNNRQQRERSEERSPETSPMTVPVTQPRSSMFSCCLGMASDEPVGVPASNVTQGSIMKQPTRQSYINNPDTSERIIRLENTELQMLPTGAKRLNNTPQPGQPEPSNKMKDKRGDQDGRNELNQGSSQKENQDQKIKFLINVPMWVPLPDNNRLDQIQSQVQRLLKLLEDTGFKEEDEEHLKDVAIIIGLNGKDSPELRKQLTMLMNIKENTVLKFKKISFAWGPNGNIKYVDSINKIKGIPYTD; this comes from the exons ATGGAGGGtaacaacagacaacagagagaaagaTCAGAAGAAAGATCCCCAGAGACGTCTCCTATGACGGTTCCGGTAACCCAGCCACGCTCCTCAATGTTCTCCTGCTGTTTGGGGATGGCATCTGATGAACCTGTAGGCGTCCCAGCTAGTAATGTAACACAAG GCTCTATTATGAAGCAGCCCACCAGACAGTCTTATATCAACAACCCAGACACCAGCGAACGCATAATACG ATTGGAGAATACTGAGCTGCAAATGTTGCCCACTGGTGCCAAGAGGTTGAACAACACCCCACAACCAGGGCAGCCAGAGCCTTCTAATAAGATGAAGGATAAAAGAGGGGACCAAGATGGAAGGAACGAGCTCAACCAGGGGTCCAGTCAG AAGGAGAACCAGGATCAAAAGATCAAGTTTCTGATCAATGTGCCCATGTGGGTCCCACTACCTGACAACAACCGACTGGACCAAATCCAGTCACAGGTTCAAAGGTTACTGAAGTTGTTGGAGGATACAGGATttaaggaggaagatgaggagcaCCTGAAAGATGTGGCCATCATCATTGGCCTCAATGGCAAAGATTCTCCTGAGCTCAGGAAGCAGCTGACAATGCTGATGAACATAAAGGAGAATACGGTATTGAAGTTTAAAAAGATTTCATTTGCCTGGGGACCAAATG